From Triticum urartu cultivar G1812 chromosome 2, Tu2.1, whole genome shotgun sequence, a single genomic window includes:
- the LOC125540753 gene encoding mucin-2-like, with product MAAPRLHRFLLRRTASTTSSSTASRSPALLQDRIPPTSSTTPTLTTPCPPRASTAFSSTVSNPAVTSKPAPVLTAPWPPPSLARATRPPSCAAPLSAICFSRPAAAGTTSPGRWDADWARFSYYCPRSSRNNTIGLGARPSAAPSLQVQFGRRPSALWPPTPLLCSALWPPAMLLCSTAIIVGQEPGFIHVFPRLTEPHLLHCLTKLLDM from the coding sequence ATGGCCGCCCCGCGCCTCCACCGCTTCCTCCTCCGCCGGaccgcctccaccacctcctcctccaccgcATCCCGATCGCCGGCCCTCCTGCAGGATCGGATCCCACCCACCTCCAGCACAACTCCGACGCTCACCACGCCATGCCCGCCCCGCGCCTCCACCGCTTTCTCCTCCACCGTGTCGAATCCTGCTGTCACCTCCAAGCCAGCACCGGTGCTCACTGCGCCCTGGCCACCCCCCTCGCTTGCTCGCGCCACCCGTCCACCATCGTGCGCTGCCCCACTGTCCGCCATCTGTTTCAGCCGACCGGCAGCCGCCGGTACGACGTCTCCTGGGCGCTGGGACGCAGACTGGGCGCGGTTCAGTTACTACTGCCCCAGGTCGTCGAGGAACAACACTATCGGGTTGGGCGCACGCCCTTCCGCTGCTCCAAGCCTCCAAGTGCAGTTCGGACGCAGGCCATCCGCCCTTTGGCCACCGACGCCGTTGCTCTGCTCTGCCCTTTGGCCACCGGCGATGTTGCTCTGCTCCACTGCCATCATAGTTGGCCAGGAACCCGGTTTTATCCACGTCTTCCCCAGGTTAACAGAGCCGCATTTACTTCACTGTCTGACTAAGCTTCTCGATATGTAG